TgcaatggttttatctcttccaaagtgaccaccaagaccactacCATGTAATTCACGCACAAGATGTAAGCGTAGAGAACCTTTTGGAATACATAAACGATTACCTTAAAGAAAACATCTTGTATTAGAAAATCATCAACTTCATGACTTTGAGAACTGCATTGGTTCCATAATTTACTGAAATCATCATCTTCAggataaatgtctttgatgtaatcaaatgaaaaactctcattacgaattgttgTTAGTAGATGACGTCTTCTACTTAAAGCATCTGCAACTTGATTCAACTTCCCACTTTTGTGCTTCACAGAAAATGTGTATTTGTTGATTGTAGCtagccatcgatcatgcattctgttaactttagcagaagtgTTCAAAAATTTCAGTGCATGGTTGTCAGTATTGACAATGAATTCTCTATGTATCAGATAAGTATTCCATTGCTTCAAAGCTTGGACAAGGGAAAGTAACTCCAATTCATAGGTAGACCACTTCTTTTGTGTCTCtgaattcttttgatatgctATTGAATGACCTTCTTGTGATAAAACGACGCCAATTCCAACAATGGAAGCATCGCAATCTATCTCAAAAGGTTTGTCGAAATTTGGTAAAACAAGAATTGGTGCAGTACAAAGTTTTTCCTTCGGAGTATTAAAGCTTATGTACATTGCTTCTGTCCATTCAAACTTCTCTTTCTTGAGGCAGTCAGTTAGTGGTGCAGAAATAGTGCTaaaattcttcacaaatcttctataaaaggAAGCCAAGCCATGAAAACTTCGTACATCTCGAATAGAGGTAGGAACTGGCCATTCTttaattgcttgaactttagaaggatccaCATGTATGCCTTCATTAGATATCACATACCCCAGAAATGTTACTGATGAAGCCATGAATGTGCACTTCTTCAGATTAACATATAAGTAGTTATCAGCAAGTACTTGAAATACTTGTGACAGATGATCAAGATGTTCTTGCTCACTTCGGCTAAAAATCAAAATGTCATCAAAATACACAATAACGAATTTACTAAGAAAGGGTTTGAGAACCTGATTCATGAGTCGCATAAATGTACTTGGTGCATTAGATAGTCCAAATGGCATGAcaagccattcatataaaccttcacgagtcttgagtgttgtcttccattcatctccttCTCGAATTCTTATCTGATGGTATCCACTGCGTAGATCCAAATTTGTGAAGATAATAGAACCCGAAAGCAAATCGATCATGTCTTCAATACGAGGTATAGGAAATCTAAAAGGAATTGTAATTCGATTTAAACttctgcaatcgatacacatcctccatccatcaTCCTTTTTGCTAACTAAGAAAGCAGGGCAAGCACAAGGGCTGGTGCCAGGTCGTATTAATCCTTTTTGAAGTAAATCATTTACTTGTACTTGCAAAATTTCATGTTCTGTAGGACTCAACCTGTAATGTGCTTGATTAGGTAGAGAGGCTCCTGGGATGAAATCAATACAGTGCTGAATATCCCTTAATGGTGGTAGAGTAGTTGGTAATTCATCTGTAAATAAaatactataatgagttaacaAAGGCTGAACTTTGTCAGGTAACTCAATCATAGGTTTAGATTCTTCATGGGAGTTCAAAGAATGCTTTTGTTGTAGAGAATGGACTATAGTAGCTACAATATCACTTGTTTCTTCTTCACAACATTCTCGAATATCTGTAGATGATTTTGATGGACAAAGAATTTTTGTTTTCCCATTATGATTGAAAGTATAAGTATTATAGAAACCATTGTGTACTGCTTGAAGATCATACTGCCAGGGTCGACCAAAAAGAAGATGTGTTGCAGTCATATCAATAACATCGCAAAGGACTGAATCTTCATAACCTTCAAACTTGAAAGTTACATAGCACTGGTGAGTAATATCTTGAGTAGTTGATTTATTAAACCATCCTACATAGTAAGGCGCTGGATGAGGATGCACTGGAAGACCAAGCTTTTTAACCACGTGAGTAGCAACATAATTTTCAACACTTCCACAATCAATGATCATATTACAAATTTTACCACCAATATATCACTTTGATCGAAAAATATTGTGCCTTTGAGAAGTACATGGTTGTGTAAGAAGAAGTGGACGAATCATACCAACAAATTCGtcttcatcttgagtttcagGTGAATCTTCTTCATCGAGTTCATTAAAATCATCATTGACTTTATTAATGAACAGAGTATCTCCAATAAAATCATTAATTTTCCAGGTTGTAGACATTTATTGCACTAGACGTGTGTCCAGGTTGTAGACATTTATTGCACTTGTCTCCtcgaaacttggcataagcattattgttttgttgtggtggtggaaattgttgttgattTCTGCTAGGAAAACGATTTCCAGAAGTAGCAGTAGTTCGATTTTGTTGAACTTGAGTCTGTTGAACAACTTGAATCTGCATTGGAAGTGGCAAAATAGGTGCAGTATTCAAAGGAGGAGGCGTGTAAGGTGTAGTAGAGGCTGGTTTACGATAAGCATGACTACTATCATCTTGATACGAAGACTTTGAATAATACATTGGAGTAACTTCTTGAGAAAAATTTGGAGAAGAAGTATTAGGTCTGTAATTACCTTGGGAACGACTTTGTCTAGGTTGGGAGATCTTATCTGAACGAAGCGTTCAATTTTAATCGCCTGTTGAATAGCTTCAACCATGGTGAATACTGACTGAACCATTCCTTGTTGAATCAAAGTATTCAAACCCTCCACAAATCTTGCTACTAGTTGTTCTTCTGATTCATGCAGTTCATtccgagcaagaagattataaaatTTTGCGACATATTCCTCGACTAACCTTGCTCCTTGTCTACAGTGTTGAAGTCTAATAAACAACTGTTGTTTGTAATCTTTTGGAAGAAATTTAGCTCGCAATAACTTGCGCATGCGATCCCAAGTACGAATAGGAGTCTTAGAAGAGTTCACTCTGTCATCACAAAATCTTTCCCACCAAGCAGCAACACCTCCTTTAAGTTTATATGCAACAAGTCGAACTTTAGAATGATCTGGAATCTCCATAAATTGAAAGAAAGCctcaacttcataaaaccaatctaAAAGCTCTTCAATTCTGAAACTACCATTAAAACTTGGGATATCAGCCTTCAATTTGTATTCGGGTAGAGAACTGTAAGGGTTTTGTGAAGACTTAAGCCTTTTGTCTTCAATCCAAATCTTTTCTTGatgttcttcttcattatcttcatcctcactgTCATGAGTTTGAATAATAGAACCCTTCTTTGGGGTACAACCGATAAATCCTTCGTGTTGTAAAGTTCTTTTAATCTTTTGCATAATGTCATCAGGAATATCATCTTTGTGTACAAACGGATTCTTCTTTGATGATGATGGTTTCTTTGCTTCAGCCAGGAGTTTTatagtttcttcatcttcaatcttaagaGTAGTGACAAATTTATCTAGAATCATATGAATATCTTCAAACTTCTTTTCAGTACTGTTAAACTGTTCAAAGCAATTTTTTTCTAACTTTGATAAGTTATGAAACCGTAATAATGTTGGTGTTAATTGCAGATATACCAGCATTAGCAAAATTACTAGTAGTCGTACTTGCAGTAATAAGATTGGTAAGCTTGGTGATAGCAACGTCAAAAGCTTCTTGAGTAACAGTGCTAGccatagatgattttttttttgtatgaaagtAAGGTTGCGGAAGCGATTAAAACATGATCTAGTAAAAGTTGAAAACCTAAactaagctctgataccaattgatgtGGTATTAGAGAAATAAAGCAATGCAGAGATTGTTGTAGGTTAAGAAAGAAGAGAatttaataataagaagaagaaacataGAAAAGTAGATGAAGAAGGAGATAGTTTTGATAATAATCGATTATAAGTGTGTCTAAAACAATAATAagactagcctttatataggcttgagcaaataactaaactaggaaacttgaaacgaaaaggaaatctaaaagaatactGAAATAGGGAAAGACATAAATTAGGAAAAACTTAGAAGCCAAGCTTCTATGTGGAATCTTCTGGAATGTGTATGTGCCCTGCATCACCTTGACTTATATCTAAAATGAGAGTTTCGCATAATAACTTGACGAATTCCAAAAACCCAGTATCCTTTTATTTGATAGCTTAttaatgtatttatttttattagtttagtAATTTATTTTCTTGATTATATTAGTCCATCCTTTATTATGTTCGGCACAGTTTTTATGATAGCAATATTTTAGTCTACGAGGATGACCCCTGCTTATATACTATCTCATCGATAGCCGTACACTTGCGGTCTAATAAAATATCACATGAATCTTTTAGTGAAGttttcaaagtcgtaacctaattatgtttctcatagaAAACCTAAGTTTTAGAGGACGGCTCTAACTTAGCAACAAGGACACAAGAGTGCTACAGATTGAGAAATCCAGTTGCAAGAGTCCCTCTCTATATATGGATTTTCAAGGCTCTACGTAGATTTGAATTCAAATCTAAAATAACTTGAGATCCAAGCAAGCACTATcccagtttagatgaaattcttattaggaattcatgtaagcatgtgagaagtctgccttgaaattacatagaagaatatgcaCTATGGTCCAGGGTTTTGGAACcgtgcacaatgatggtgcataACGTCTACGTAACTTTTGAACTAACAAGTACTACCGGTGTTAGATAACACTCAAGGCTAATCAATGATCCATAAGCACAAAGTTATTTTGTGAATAacgttgtcttagaagtgtttagaGAATTGTAGAAAAATCGAACATAAACATATAGTTTAGTTCGTAACTTCTGCTAATACTAGAACTGAATAGGTTCTCGAATTCAGGGCACAAGGATTTGCAAACCTTGGTAGTTCACGAAAGTCAAATGGTAGGGTTTGCAAACCGGGTTTACGAACCTACGTAATTCCGGTACTCGGATGTAAAGAGCTTATAAACCGGGTTTGCGATCCTATATAATACTCAGAATTCAAACTGACTTTGGTAAAACATACAAGTATGTTTACCTATCGCCAAGtggtcctttttttttctttatataattgatatGAATCGTGCTCAATAGCCATAAACAGTATGCACTGTTGCTTGGGTAATTTCTAAataatcaacttgaaacaaaaatagtttgtgaacaataaattgttcgaaCTAAGATTattaaggatctatgaacatccattgcttgaatcatatttcgagagtttatCCAAGACAAGGTTGagctcgaaatttcttcttttaaACATTAAATAAACTAAAATCATATgccatagtctcataagataaaaAGGTAAATATCAGGAGTAAATATGATAGATCAGTATTTTCATACCTCTTTTTTAATGAAGTTCTCGCaaatatttttgtttcttctATTGTCTTCAATTTTCGAGGGTTATCcagtgatgtttgatactcaactaccatactctacctagtctgagacttgactttagtatactaaaaatcaagatatagttttctatatctaacattgacaacaagattgacataacaaaacttgtgagttcgatcgagcgATGTTCTAACAATAGGCAATGAGAAGAAGATTCAGGGATGATGGATGAAGGTTAATTATCTAAAAAAGTAATAAACATATCAAATTTAGACAAAACATCATTGACATGTAGTGAAGGTGAGAAATGAATATGGTTTGACATGTTCATGAAAAACAATATGTCTGGAGATGCAAGTCTTATGATAAATTGGGTCAAGCATCTGTACCCCTTACTCTAAGATTTATACCATAAAAATGTGCATTTAGTACTTCTAGGTTGCAAATTGTTGGACACATAAGGTTTGAGCCAAGGAAAGCATAAACAACCAAAACATTTGAGAAAATGAAAATATGGTGGTTGGTGAAAAAGTTTCTTAAAAGGAGATATAAAATTCAATGATCTGGTGGGTAGTCTATTGGTAGTATAATTTGTAGTAGATAAACGACTAATTTTGAATAGTAGTGTTAAAGAAATTAGTCATGTAGACCTATAAGAAAAACTAATGTCACAAACTCAGAAGGAGGGGTCTTAAAGAAACTTGTCTAGTAGGAGATGGAAACAATCCTCAACCAAAAGTTCCATCAGCGTTATATTGAGCACAACCGCGACCTGTAGAGTATGAATTAGGAAATCCACGACTAAAATCTTTACCACATCCACGAAAATTAGAGAATTGTTTAACAAAAGCTCTATTGGTAGATTCTTTATGTAAAGCTTTAGATCTTTTAGTAATAATAGATTCTTCACTTAAGACTAAGTTGTATAATTCAATACTAGACACAAGAGGATAGCGTATACACACTAAAATAGTAAAAAAGACATATTCATGAACTTAAAGCAGATAGTGTAACCACAACCAATTCATTAGTAATAACTGTGGATCCATCAGCTGCAAGTTGATCATATAGTAATTTGGTTTCATTCAAAAAAGTAGGAATGAATTTATCACCTTGTTTGATCGACAAAAGTTTTTTATCAATTGGATATAGTGATTTGAAGAAACACGAGCAAATCTATCAGTAATCCTCATCCATAGCTCACATGAAGAAGAGATCCATCCAGAAAAGCAATAACATAATCAGAAATTGTTGACTTGATCCATAGGATAGTGGTAGCATCTTCATCCATCCCATCTGAGTAAATTGAATTCACGAAACTATTCATTTCATTTCGAGGAGATGTAAACTGAACTGGACATGGGTATGAACCATCAAGAAACTTAATTATCTTGAATATATGAATCACAGGAAGTATGAGAGATTTCCATATTAAGAAAATATTATCTCTGTTTTGAATTGTATCTTTGAAATAGAAAAAAAGCTGGATTATTCATTGTTGATGAAGGAAACTTGTGAAGCATATAAGAATATATGAAAATCAAGAAGTAATCgatggtgaagaaaatcaaaaaatgaAGGAAACAAGAAGGAGATTCAAGATTTGGAAGCTGTAAAAAGGATgaataaccaaaaaaataaaataaaaatgaatcaaCAAATAGATTGAGGATGAAGAAGGTGTGAGACACAAAATCAGAGAAAAAGTGAAACAAGATCCTATCAGAGGACTACGGTTTCTTCATCTGATACTATAGTTGTACTTAGTGAAATAAAAAAACCATTCTCATTGTACTCAACAAAATGTACAGACTGTCTTGAAGAGAAGACATACGAGTCTGTTACAAATAACAGGAGGCACAGAAGTCGACTGTAACAGATAACGAAAACTGAAAAACAATTATAAACATATAATACTAAATACATCGAGAATATACTAAGAGAAGACTCTATTGTTATTACTGAAAAACTACTACCAGGTCAGAACCACAACTTTGCTTGCCCTACTTAACTCGAACCCAAAAGACTAAAaacatatttttttctttcttgctaCCTATTTTAAACATGTCTAAAACATAAGTTTAAACACGGTGCAAAACCTGATCAACCCAACTAGCTTGTGAAGCCCCTTATAACTACTTCATAGCACAGAGGATACTCATCGCCTCCCCTTTAGGGTTGGTCAACAGTTGTGCGAATTGGACTTAGAAGGTTAGGATGGATAATAATGCAATGGATGGAAAATTAATTACCTTTTTCCCTCCCTAAAAAGAACTGTAATTGCGAGTTAAAGCGTGGTAATACAAATGTATTTCAGTAATATCTTAACTTAGGTTTTGGCAGATTTACATCATTTTCTCATTCAAAAATGATTGATTCACCGAAGAAAACTCACCGAATCTTACATCGTGTGAGAGGGATGGTGGAGCCACTCCTGCCCGCCCCTATCCCAATGCAAAGAACGTCACACTCAGTCCGTTCGATTCGTCACGATGGATTTCTCCGTGATTTTTTCGGTCAACCTAGAATCAGTCTTTCCCATTAGCCTTCATCCTTGATCAACAATAATCGTCCATTTACCATTTCGTTCACATCTGCCTTTTAAGTTGCCGATGAAGGAGATAAATGATGGAATGGTTACCGTTACTAGCCAGTTGCTCACACTAAAGGCCATTAACCAGCGCATCTTTATGACATCACAAATGCTAACAAGTAAGTTGCAAGTGTCTGGCACCCAAATATGATCCCTGGCGACACGAAGTCGTGGAATTTTCCTTGGCAAATTTTTTGCTTAGGTCATTACTGATCAAATATCCATTACCTGGTCCCGAACATTTTAAGTGTCAAAAATATAGCTAGACAAGAATCTCTACACCCCCAATATACAATCTCAGCCGTTCGATTCCAACCGTTAATGCCACGTGGTGATATTATATTTGTTGACTAACTTTCTTTAGCTTTTGACCTTAAAGAAGGTTTATGTCAGTATCTACGATCTTTCGCTTCTTTTTATATGTTTCTATACCACTCGTCTCTTTCCATAGAGATGTGCTACGAATCCAACGGTGATGAGCACAATCTCTGTCTATAAAGCATTTAAACATGGCTGTATCATTTCTCTTCAATAGcttttttccttttaaataaatTAACGTTTTGAAAAAGAAGTTTCAGTTTCAATTCTCTCTTTCATTCAATCTTTGCTCTGAAGCTTCATGCTTTCAATTCCATCTATTTAAAGCTCTCAATAGCGAACTAGTTTCCTCCCTTTTCTCACTCTTTATTGCCTTCTCCCCTTCTCTCACACATCTCTCTCTCTCAAatggcatcagcagcagcagtaacTGAAGACGCTTCAGCAGAACCCGTAAACTACAAGGTAACTTAAGTTTTCTGTattctgtcttcttcttcttcttcttctcctcaccATTTTTCTCCCCTGTGCTAgaatttttttcatgtttttgggTTGTTTTTCATTTTTGCAGACTTGCGTACTGAGAGTATCAATTCATTGTGAAGGTTGCAAGAAAAAGGTcaagaaaattttgaagaaaattcaTGGTATGAAATTCctcatttcttctcaaaatttcaAATTTCCTCTGATTTTGTTGGGTGTATGATCTGATATTTGTTGTTTTTATCAGGTGTTgaggatattataattgattcgAAGATACACAAAGTGACTGTGATTGGCAACGTAAATGGAGAAGCTTTACTTAGGAAGCTTTTGATAAAAGGGAAACATGCCGAGTTCTGGCCTTCTCCTCCTTCTCCTCCTCAGAAGATTACTCAAACCAAAGAGAAAAAACAAGAAACTTTGAAGAGTGATGAAATTAAGAAAGACCAACAACCTCAAATCAATAAAGATGGTAACTCTGGTGAACCAGAACAGCAGAATCAGAGCaaaccagaagaagaaaaaattcaagTTAAGGTCAAAAACATCCCCATTAATGGCGAAACCAGCAACGACAACAGCAATAAGTCTGCTAATGAAGGAGTTCAGGCCGAAAAGGGGGTTAATGGTCCAACCCAGGAGGCAAAAGGCGAGGGGAAATTGCCAGCAAACGCATCTCCGGTTAACCCTACGCCGGCAACCGACAACACGGGCATTGAAAACGGCGTAGCCGCTGGAACTGACAAAGCTGTTGGGAGTGGCATTGTTCGtaaaaagaaaggaaagaaagggCAAAAGAGTAGCGAGACATCTGAAACCGTACAAATTTCTGGGGATACAGCGAGAAGCATTGAGTTGTCATCTCATCCAGCTAGTCAAGCAACAGAATCGGTGTACCGTGTCCCTTCTTCGCGTCAGCATGCAAATCCTTATCCATCGTACGATACACCTCCAACTTGCGTTATGAGTTACAACACAGCCAACCCTAGCAGTAGTTACAGTGAGACATACTATGCCCAACCACCAACTTACACGTAttcccaaccaccaccaccatacatGCAcgcacaaccaccaccaccgtcgttTGTGTACTCCGATTCACCACCGCGACAGCATCCCCAACAGCAATCGGATTCGTTTACAATGTTTAGCGATGAAAATGCAAATGGATGTTCCATCATGTgatgtaatattttcattttgaTCATCCAGGGTTTTAAGAGAATCTTTTCAATCCAGCGGTGTTAAATTAATTAAGCTTATACTCTTTGTATAAGTATTTCTTTCGGGGGAGGGGTATACTTTTTGTATAGGATCAAAAATGAAAATATATGAGAATATTAGGGGTAACATTGTAAGAAGGTGGTAGCATAATTAATTAGccttccctttttttttcttttaatgtagGAGAATATTGATAGTAGTTGTTAAATCAAATCCTTGTAGTAGTGTTTAGTTGTTTGTGGGGTGTCTAATTTCTCAATTATGTACTCATGTGTCAAAGAAGGTTTTGATAATGAAATGAGAAATGATAAACTAGTTTAATGAGAAAAGATGTATTAAGCTTGGGTGTAAGTAGGACcgatgaactttttttttataaggCCCAAACTCATTCTTTTAGGAATTGTTCTCCATCTTCTCTACCTGACTACCTCCTCTTCTGTAAAGTGATGATTAAGAGAGGTGGAGATTAAATTGATAGGCCAATGGCATATTGTTAATTGTTTGTTTTATTCTTTCTCACTTTTATTAGGTTTGGTTAGGTGCACAAAGTTAATGTCTTTATTGTGACTTGTATTGGTTAATATTTTGGCAAGGACCAACAAagggcttcttttttttttcttttctcattttGTCTCTCTTAGGTGGGAAGAAAAAGACTCTATTGGTAGTAGGAAGTAGGAATTTACAATCTATATCATTCTTATGTGTAAAGGAGTATTTGATGTGATTTtcttgtctgtttttttttttttttttttttttttttttgtataaagtaggattattttttttttaagagaagATCTACTCTTTGCAAAATGAAGTCTTACGGTGAATTGCCGTTACTTCCCGCTGCATGACAAATTTCCGTTACTTCCCGCTGCATGACATGGAATGGGAACTTGGGAAGTCAAAATGGAAGTCACTGACGTCTATTGGATCTTATAGCGGACATTGGACAGTGACTTCCTGCTGTTAGATGCAACAAGAAGCGATCAGCTGCTTCCGTTCGGAGGATTAGGAAGTGGATTTCGAAGTTCCTTGAAACGTACTCGAATACGACTTAAATTTTGAGATGTGTGACTATTGCATTTGCAGTACTTTACTTTTACAGTGGATTTTGAATCTTTGATTCTTTTCATGGAATTCTTCTGCTTTTCATGGAGTTTATATATACTTTTACACCCAGATGTTTTTGTTGTATGTTTACGGCTGTAACAATAATTAACTGAATAAACTCATATTAAGAGGTCTGTAAAGTTTTGGTCTACCAAGAAAACTTGACTTTTGAATAGTTTTGTGTGCTTGGTTAATGTAAAAAACTTAACACTTGTCTCAAGAATCATGGGCATGATTATATTAGGCTACATCCCATGTAGGGTTTAGGGTTGTTAACTTTGGAAACAATAACACAATTAAATATTCACATCTCTGCATTGAAAATTCAAGTAATTCACTGATGGAAATGATTCAACAGCCACTAAGTGAAGAACAAAGTTCAACGATGGTTAACATGAAACCCTTACTACTACTAGTTTTAAAATGGAGAAAGAAGGTTACATTGATAAGCATAAGCAGACAAGAATTGATACAAACCATGCCCGGCCGCGGTTGGATCCATAAATAATTTGCATTAGGTACATTTGTGTCATGTATACACGAAGCAAATTTATTTATCCAAGGAGGTTAAGGATTTGCTTTTGCTTGGCACAGCAGTATCAGTGATTGCCAATAGAATTTGGTAACCGTTATAGCGTAGTAATGTTATTTTATCAGAAAG
Above is a genomic segment from Papaver somniferum cultivar HN1 chromosome 10, ASM357369v1, whole genome shotgun sequence containing:
- the LOC113318690 gene encoding heavy metal-associated isoprenylated plant protein 35-like; the encoded protein is MASAAAVTEDASAEPVNYKTCVLRVSIHCEGCKKKVKKILKKIHGVEDIIIDSKIHKVTVIGNVNGEALLRKLLIKGKHAEFWPSPPSPPQKITQTKEKKQETLKSDEIKKDQQPQINKDGNSGEPEQQNQSKPEEEKIQVKVKNIPINGETSNDNSNKSANEGVQAEKGVNGPTQEAKGEGKLPANASPVNPTPATDNTGIENGVAAGTDKAVGSGIVRKKKGKKGQKSSETSETVQISGDTARSIELSSHPASQATESVYRVPSSRQHANPYPSYDTPPTCVMSYNTANPSSSYSETYYAQPPTYTYSQPPPPYMHAQPPPPSFVYSDSPPRQHPQQQSDSFTMFSDENANGCSIM